AAAAGGTCAACATTGACGGTTTGGAAAAATTTGAAGGAAGAGGTGTAAGCTATTGCACAACCTGTGACGGTTTTTTCTATAGAGGGCTTAAAGTCGGCCTAGTAGGATTTAAGGACTACGCAATACATGAGGTTATGGAGCTGGAGCCCCTAACAAAAGATATTACCATTTATACGAACGGTAATGAATTGCAGCTTACGGATAAATATAAATTCCATGCTTCAAGATTTACGATCAATGATAAAAAAATTACATCTGTAGTGGGTAAAGAAGTTGTTGAGGGAATAGTATTTGAAGACGGTTCAGTTGCAAATCTTGACGGCTTGTTTGTAGCATTTGAATCTGCATCAAGTATAGATTTTGCCAGAAAGCTGGGAGTAATAACAAAAAATAATTCCATTGTAGTGGATGAAAATCAAAGTACAAATCTAAAAGGCCTGTTTGCGGCAGGAGACTGTATTGGTGGTTTTAAGCAAATTTCAACGGCAGTAGGTCAGGGAGCTATGGCTGGCAAAAGAATTATAGAGTTTGTGAGAAATAATTCCTAAAAAAACAGGTCAATTTCCCTGAAAAATGTACAGAAAGTGCCTGCTTTCAGTTAAAATAGCTGTCTGAACTTTTTTATTACCTTGTTTTAGTACATATTGAAAAAATTTACAATTAGTGATAAAATATGACCACGCCTTAAAAGTAAAAATAGTATTACTTGAATAGGAGAAGGAATATGTTTGGCATATTTATATTACTGTGGATAATTTCTATTCTGATAATTTATGCAAACCCCAAAGAATACTGGGCGTGGTGTGCAAGCCTCTGCCTGCTGTTTAATGGCTTCGGTGGACTGTCAGCGGTTTTAGGTGATAAACTCATTCCTTATTTAGAAGCTTGCGGCAACGAAAATCTGATTTTTGCAAGCCGTATATTTAAAGGAACTGCCGACATTCTTCAGCATTACTTTGCCACATATGTTTTTTTGATTTTTGTTCTTCTTTTTACAAATTTTCTGAATATCCAAATGAAGTCAATTATTAAAAAAACAATTGTGGGTTTACTTTCTGTTCCAAGTATTCTGATGCTTTTCCTTTATCCCATAACCCCCGACTTTAATCCAAACTATGGTATCTTATCCTGTTGGGTATGTGTCTATACGCTTTTAGCCAATATAATTCTGATTATAAGTATAGTAAAGGAAAAGGATGACTATACCAAAACCCAGAGAATTCTGACCTCTTTATATGCAGTCCCTTCTACCATATGCGTACTCTGGACAAGTTACATATCTGTTGCAATAGGCTATAGTCGGGTTTGGAAGGCTAATGT
This genomic stretch from Ruminiclostridium cellulolyticum H10 harbors:
- a CDS encoding NAD(P)/FAD-dependent oxidoreductase; translated protein: MVDVIIIGKGPAGISASLYTVRAGLRTLVIGLDNSVLNKADRIENYYGFAEPVSGKYLLEQGEKQARRLGVKFIQSEVIALEKAEYFEVYTTQDNYSAKAVLMATGQQTKKVNIDGLEKFEGRGVSYCTTCDGFFYRGLKVGLVGFKDYAIHEVMELEPLTKDITIYTNGNELQLTDKYKFHASRFTINDKKITSVVGKEVVEGIVFEDGSVANLDGLFVAFESASSIDFARKLGVITKNNSIVVDENQSTNLKGLFAAGDCIGGFKQISTAVGQGAMAGKRIIEFVRNNS